A genomic region of Jeotgalibaca ciconiae contains the following coding sequences:
- a CDS encoding YcxB family protein, with protein sequence MTYRGKGNIALKDYLFFNSTFTIKSYAAYAGLSLALCYLFFLQFMEAYTVKKQIFSVVLIFIIFFLSFIIAQTISLLIRLKKSPHEIGIRDIIINDDGLFSKKTTDDIWYHLEWNRIQGLIKRKEFWLLKIDDHHIEIVPYSAFKENEIREIELFLEDRTRG encoded by the coding sequence ATGACTTATCGAGGAAAAGGAAACATTGCTTTAAAAGATTATCTCTTTTTTAATTCAACTTTCACTATCAAAAGTTATGCAGCGTACGCTGGACTTAGTTTAGCACTTTGCTATCTATTCTTCTTACAATTCATGGAAGCTTATACTGTAAAGAAACAAATTTTTTCTGTTGTTCTTATTTTTATAATCTTTTTTCTTTCTTTTATAATTGCTCAGACAATTTCATTATTAATTAGACTTAAAAAAAGTCCGCATGAAATTGGAATAAGGGATATCATTATCAATGATGATGGGCTTTTTTCAAAAAAAACAACGGACGATATATGGTACCACTTAGAATGGAATAGGATTCAAGGTCTTATTAAGAGAAAAGAATTCTGGCTTTTAAAGATAGATGATCATCATATTGAAATCGTTCCTTATTCAGCTTTTAAGGAAAACGAAATTCGGGAGATAGAGCTCTTTTTAGAAGATAGAACACGGGGTTAA
- a CDS encoding YcxB family protein encodes MTYHGKIDLSVKDYLFLNLAATTKNYIAYSGLSLMICYLFFVSFMRDFTITKQIISLFLLFSVTFLSLIFIQVIGLLIWLKKLPHYIGQRKFIINNEGVELKQLENNEGNFYSWEEFQGLINLKKYWLLKIDDKQIKVIPHAAFKKNEILKINQLMNSKIDVLK; translated from the coding sequence ATGACCTATCACGGTAAAATTGATTTATCTGTAAAAGATTATCTCTTTTTAAATTTAGCAGCTACCACCAAAAATTATATAGCTTATTCGGGCCTCTCTTTAATGATTTGCTACCTATTTTTTGTAAGCTTTATGCGAGATTTCACAATAACAAAACAAATTATTTCTCTCTTTTTACTCTTTTCAGTCACTTTTCTTTCTCTTATATTTATTCAAGTGATTGGTTTACTGATATGGTTGAAAAAATTACCTCATTATATTGGTCAAAGAAAATTTATTATCAACAATGAAGGAGTTGAATTAAAACAATTAGAAAATAATGAAGGAAATTTTTACTCATGGGAAGAGTTTCAAGGCCTGATCAACCTAAAAAAATACTGGCTTTTAAAAATAGACGATAAACAGATTAAAGTGATTCCTCATGCAGCTTTTAAGAAAAATGAAATTCTAAAAATAAATCAGTTAATGAATAGTAAGATAGACGTTCTAAAATAA
- the treR gene encoding trehalose operon repressor has protein sequence MNKFYEIFRDLKQKIDQKEYPAGSLLPSELNLAQMYNVSRETIRKALNLLLESGYIQKQQGKGSIVLDIQRLQFPVSGLTSFKELQEGQQIDSQTIVIKNKTEKIPRYLAEQFHLPEDTDVVSLVRLRKISGEVIILDKDYLLHDIVDSVPTEAAEVSLYGYLEKECKLTIAYAKKEFVVEPITQEDQKYMNLKNDTHVVVVKSEVYLEDTRLFQYTESRHRLDRFKFVEFARRKHTLL, from the coding sequence ATGAATAAATTTTATGAAATCTTTCGAGATTTAAAACAAAAAATTGACCAGAAAGAATATCCAGCAGGTTCTTTACTTCCAAGCGAACTGAATTTAGCACAAATGTACAATGTTTCGAGAGAGACTATTCGAAAGGCACTGAATCTGCTTCTTGAAAGTGGTTATATTCAAAAACAACAAGGAAAAGGCTCTATTGTATTGGATATCCAACGGCTGCAGTTCCCTGTTTCCGGTTTGACCAGTTTTAAAGAGTTACAAGAAGGACAGCAAATTGACAGCCAAACAATTGTTATCAAAAATAAGACTGAAAAAATTCCAAGGTACCTAGCAGAGCAATTTCATTTACCAGAAGATACCGATGTTGTCAGCCTAGTACGTTTACGGAAAATTTCTGGCGAAGTTATTATTTTGGATAAAGATTATCTCTTGCATGACATTGTTGATTCTGTTCCAACTGAAGCAGCAGAAGTTTCCTTGTATGGCTACTTGGAAAAAGAATGCAAACTAACTATTGCTTATGCCAAAAAAGAATTCGTAGTAGAACCAATTACACAAGAAGATCAAAAATACATGAATTTAAAAAATGATACGCATGTTGTTGTTGTAAAAAGTGAAGTGTACTTAGAAGATACTCGATTATTTCAATATACGGAGTCAAGACACCGCTTGGACCGATTTAAATTCGTGGAATTTGCAAGAAGAAAGCATACGTTGCTATAG
- a CDS encoding YcxB family protein → MTYHGKRKLPLQDFLFINLTIKKEKYLIYAAFSLLLCYLFFMEFMKNDTFEKQVISTILIFLFIFLFIILTEVFLLFRSYKKLSKMNQHNEYIINDEGIQTKKGSSENRIFLPWEILTDSINCKKYWLLKIENEKKFILPHNAFDRNKIEEITIFLNERIKK, encoded by the coding sequence ATGACTTACCATGGAAAAAGAAAATTACCATTACAAGATTTCTTATTTATAAATCTAACCATAAAGAAAGAAAAGTACCTTATTTATGCTGCTTTTTCTTTATTACTTTGCTATTTATTCTTTATGGAATTTATGAAAAACGATACATTTGAAAAACAGGTTATTTCTACTATTCTCATTTTTTTATTTATCTTTTTGTTCATTATCCTTACTGAAGTCTTTCTCCTCTTTCGTTCATACAAAAAATTATCTAAAATGAACCAACATAACGAATATATTATTAACGATGAAGGTATCCAAACGAAAAAAGGAAGTAGCGAAAATCGTATTTTTTTACCATGGGAGATACTTACTGACTCTATTAATTGTAAAAAGTACTGGCTTTTAAAAATAGAGAATGAAAAAAAATTTATTCTTCCTCATAATGCCTTTGATAGAAATAAGATTGAGGAAATAACTATCTTTTTAAATGAACGGATTAAGAAGTGA
- a CDS encoding YcxB family protein has protein sequence MIYQGKGTLSLKDSLFLNLTLITNNYLIYASFTLFLCFIIFMIFMGDYTVNRQIVLSILIFLFIFSSFILAEALSLIKSVKKFPKSIGYRVFIMDKDGLQIIQPSNDGTKFFSWNEFEGLINRKKFWLLRLNNQQIKAIPHAAFKENEVQEINHFFSEKIRILN, from the coding sequence ATGATATACCAAGGAAAAGGAACTCTTTCTTTAAAAGATTCCCTATTTTTAAATTTAACACTAATCACTAATAATTATTTGATTTACGCTAGCTTCACTCTGTTCCTTTGCTTCATTATTTTTATGATCTTCATGGGAGACTATACAGTAAATAGACAAATTGTTTTAAGTATTTTGATTTTTTTATTCATATTTTCTTCTTTTATACTTGCGGAAGCGCTCAGCTTAATAAAAAGCGTCAAAAAATTTCCTAAATCTATTGGGTATAGAGTATTCATTATGGATAAGGATGGCCTTCAAATAATACAACCTAGCAATGATGGAACAAAATTTTTCTCATGGAATGAATTTGAAGGCCTTATTAATCGAAAGAAATTCTGGCTCTTAAGATTAAATAATCAGCAAATTAAAGCGATTCCCCATGCAGCTTTCAAAGAGAATGAAGTTCAGGAAATTAACCATTTTTTTAGTGAAAAAATTAGAATCTTAAACTAA